The Hymenobacter swuensis DY53 genome includes the window TACGGAAGGCGAAGGCGAGGAGCAGAAAACCAAAACCCGCAAGCTGCTGCGCCTTCACCCGGCCGTGGCCCCGGTGAAGGCTGCCATCTTCCCGCTGGTAAAAAAGGACGGTCTGCCCGAGAAGGCCAACGAAATCTACAACCAGCTGCACTTTGATTTCCGGGTGGTGGTAGAGGAGAAAGACAGCATCGGCACACGCTACACTCGCCAGGACCTCATCGGTACGCCCTTCTGCATTGCCGTTGACCACCAGACGCTGGAGGATAACACCGTGACCGTGCGCCACCGCGACTCCCGCGAGCAGACCCGCATGGCTATTTCGGAACTGCGTAGCTACATTGGGGAAGCCGTGAGCCTCTCTCGTATTTTCGAGCAGTTGTAGGGGTGAGTACCTATAAAAACCAGAAAGGCCGCCGGAGCAATCCGGCGGCCTTTCTGCGTATAAGGGTGGTGTGTGACAAGGCTAGTTCTCGCTCAGCCACTGGGTAGCGTCGCGGCGGGAGGTGAAGTAGTTGAACTCCACGCGGGCCGGGGGCCGGGTGGTGGAGGCAATGGAGTTGCCCACCTGGTACTGGTATTGGCCTTCAGATACCACGGCCGCAATGAACAGCGGCCGGTGGGCCTGCTCAGCCAGCATATCGGCGAGGGGGCCGAGTAGCTCGTCGGCTTCGTCGGTGGGTGGGGCGTTGCGTTTGAGGTCCAGCAGGAGCTTGCCCACGTTCTGGGCCAGCATTTCCTCCAGGGCACGCTGATACGCCTGACCAAACGACACCGACAAGCGGGTGGCATTGTAGCTCAAGTGTAAAGTCTCAGAAACCGGATTGTAGGTCAAAGACGCATCCGGGGAATTGTACAAAGTCATGACAAAGGGAAAATAACAAGCAATGCGCAGAATAATGCTATTATTTAATATCGCAACGCATTGAAGGTGGTATACTTACGATATATAAGTCATAAAATGTTCCCTATATTCTGAATAAAAATTGGATTTTCCAACTAGCGGTGCTGGGCAAACTGCTCTTGGCAGGCGGGGTTACTGGCTGAGGCTCACCGCATAGCTGACCGGGGTTGCGTACCTTTGCTGCATTTTACCGGCCTATGTGGAGAAACCTCGCCTTGTTCGTCATCAAAAACCGTCGCCTGCTGGTTGGGCTGCTGGCCCTCATCACCGTATTCATGGGCTGGCAGGCCCGGAAGATTGAGATGACTTACGACTTTGCCCAAGTGGTGAGCCCCACCGACCCGGACATGGTGTATTTCCAGCAGTTCAAGCGCACCTTCGGGGAGGACGGTAACGTGCTGGTGCTGGGTATGCAGGATAGCTCGGTGTACCGGCTGGGCAACTTTAATGAGTTGCGCACCCTCACCGACACGCTTAGCCGGGTAGAAGGGGTAAACGGGATTCTGGGCGTGACGCGGCTACCAAGGTTGGTGAAGGACACGGCTACCCAGACCTTCCGGGCCGAGCCGATTTTTCGCAATTTCCCCCGCACGCAGCCCGAGTTGGATTCGCTGATGCGGGTGGTGAATGCCCAGGAATTCTACAAAGGCCAATTGATTTCGCCTACCACCGGGGCCACGCTGCTGGCCCTGACGATGGACCCCAAGTACCTGAATTCCAGTCGACGCGAGGCCGTGATGCAGGAAATTTTGGGCCACGCCGAGCGGTTTCAGCAGAAAACGGGCATCAAGATGCACTACGCCGGCCTGCCCTACGTGCGGGCCACGATGACCACCAAGGTGGCGTCGGAAATGAAGCTGTTCGTGGCCCTCACTATTGTGATGATGGCCGTCACACTACTCATGTTCTTCCGGACGTGGTCGGCAGTGGTATTTCCGTTGCTGATTGTGCTGATTGTGGTTACCTGGTGCATCGGCTCAATGGTGCTGATGGGCTACAAGATCAACCTGCTCACGGGGCTGATTCCGAGTATCATCATCGTCATTGGCATTCCCAACTGTACCTACCTGCTCAGCCGCTACCATTACGACTACCGCAAATCGGGAAATCAGGTGCTGGCTATGGCCCGAGTGGTGCGTAAAATCGGACTGGTCACGCTTATGAACAACACCACCACGGCCATCGGATTCGTGGTGTTCTGCTTCACCAACATTGCCATCCTCTATCAGTTCGGACTGGTAGCCACGGTCAATATTTTCGTAGCCTTTGCGGTATCGTTTATTCTGATGCCGATTGTGTTCACCATTCTGCCGCCGCCCACACCCAAGCAGCTGGAGCACCTGGAGGCCAAGCCGCTGATGAAGCTGCTGGAATTCTTCGATTACTTGGTATTAGAGCGCCGCCGGACGGTGTACCTGGCGGCCCTGGCTTTTATGGTACTGGCCTCGTTTGGGGTGGCGAAGGTGAAATCGGTATCCTACATGGTGGATGATTTGCCCAAAGACTCGTCGGTAAATTCCGATCTGAAGTTTTTCGAGCAGCATTTCAACGGTGTGATGCCCCTGGAAATGGTGGTAGATACGGGCCGGCCCAAGGGAATTCTTAAGTTGAAAAATCTGGAGCGTATTGACCGGCTGGAGAAGTTTCTGCGCACGCAGCCGGTTCTGACCACCCCGGTCAGCATCGTGACGTTCCTGAAGGCCGCCACGCAGTCGTTCTACAACGGTGACCCTGCGTACTACCGCCTGCCCGACAACGACGAGAAGAATTTTGTGCTGAGCTATCTGGCTCGCTCCCAATCGGTAGAAGGTGGAGAAGGTCAGCTAACCAACAAGCTGCTGCGCTCCTTTACCGATAGCACCGGCCAGCGGGCCCGTATTTCGCTGAAAATTGCCGACATCGGCTCCCACAACCTCGACACGCTCATCAACAACCGTATCAAACCCGAAATCGACAAGATTTTCAAGGAAACGGGTATGAGTGTAAAGTTGACGGGCACAACCATCATCTTTACCAAAGGCAACGAATACCTGATTGGTACGCTCAAGGAAAGCCTACTGATTGCCTTTGCGCTGGTAGGGCTGGTGGTGCTGATTCTGTTTCGCAGCATTCGGGCGGTGTTCTTTACACTGCTGCCCAACTTTTTCACGCTGCTGCTTACGGGCGGCATTATGGGCTACTTCGGCATCCCGCTCAAGCCCAGCACGGCCCTGATTTTTAGTATTGCGCTGGGCATTGATGGCGACAACTCCATCCATCTGCTGGCCAAGTTCCGGCAGGAAATGGCCGTGAACGGGCGCCGCGTGAAGGCCGCCATCAGCACCACCCTGAGCGAGGCGGGTACCAGCATGATTTACACCAGCATCGTGCTGTTTCTGGGCTTCTCGGTGTTTGCCTTCTCAGAGTTTGGCGGCACGAAGGCCCTGGGCCTGCTGATGTCGGCCAGCCTGCTCATCACCAACTTCTCCAACCTGATTCTGCTGCCCTGCCTGCTGGTCACCTTCGAGCACGGCGTGGATGAAGAAACCATCGACCAGTCGGGTATCAAGCACTACGACGACAACTACCACGAGGAAGACGACGACCTGGAGCTCAACCTGAGCCGCATGCAGGTGCAGCCGAAACTGAACGGTTAGTATGAACCAACGTCATGCTGAGCTTGCCGAAGCATCTCGCGTGCTGACACAGGATTACCAACTTAACATCAGCACGCGAGATGCTTCGGCAAGCTCAGCATGACGTGCTGATAGTTACTACTACAAGCAAAGAAATGAACTACCCCGAATTCAAGCAGCCGCTCAACTACGGCCAGGTCGGCACCGATATCCTGGCGTGGTGGAAGCAGAACGGCATCTTTGAGAAAAGCGTGAGCACCCGCGAAGGGCAGCCCACGTTCGTGTTTTACGAGGGCCCGCCTTCGGCCAACGGCGCCCCCGGCATCCACCACGTGATGGCCCGGACGGTGAAGGACATCTTCTGCCGCTACCAGACGCTGCTGGGCAAGCAGGTGCACCGCAAAGGCGGCTGGGACACCCATGGCCTGCCTATCGAGCTGCAGGTGGAAAAGGAGCTGGGTATCACCAAGGAAGATATCGGCAAGAAAATCAGCATCGAGGACTACAACCAGCGCTGCCGGGAGACTGTCATGCGCTTCAAGGCCCAGTGGGACGACCTCACCGAGAAAATGGGCTACTGGGTGGACCTCGACGACCCCTATATCACCTTCGAGCCCGAGTACATCGAGAGCTGCTGGGCGCTGCTCAAGAAGCTCTACGACAAGGGCCTGCTCTACAAAGGCTACACCATCCAGCCCTACTCCCCGGCCGCCGGCACCGGCCTGTCGTCGCACGAGCTCAACCAGCCCGGCACCTACCGCGACGTGAAGGACACGACGGTGGTGGCCCAGTTCAAGGTGAAGCGCGACGAGAAGTCGGAGCCGTTGTTTGGCAACGTGCAGCTCGATGAAGTGCCGTTGGCTGCCCTCTACGGCGACAATGCCTCGGAGCCGGACGTGTACATCTTGGCCTGGACGACTACGCCCTGGACCCTGCCCGCCAACACCGGGCTGGCTGTGGGCAAGAACATCCCGTACGTGCTGGTGAGCACCTTCAACCCCTACACCTACGCGCCCATCCGGGTGGTGCTGGCGGAGGCGCTGGTGGGCAAATACTTCTCGGAGAAGGGCAAAGAAGCTTCGTTTGAGGACTTCAAGCCCGGTGACAAAGTGCTGCCCTGGCGCATCGAAAACACCTTCAAAGGCGCCGACCTCGTGGGCATCAACTACGAGCGGCTGTTCGGCCAGAACAAAGGCTATCCGGCGTTTGAGGGCGAGGAAAACGCCTTCCGCGTCATCAACGGCGACTTCGTAACCACCGAGGATGGTACCGGCATCGTGCACATCTCGCCCACGTTTGGTGCCGATGACTTCCGGGCTGCCCAACTGGCCGGCGTGCCCGCCCTGCTGGTAGCCGACGACGAAGGCAAGCTCGGCCCCATCGTGGACCGCACGGGCCGCTACGTGGCCCAGATGGGCGAATTCGGCGGCCGTTGGGTGAAAAACTACGACGGCCACGATGAGTCGGACGCCGACTATAAGACTCTTGACGAAAGCATTGCCATCCGCATGAAAGGCGACGGCACGGCCTTCAAAGTGGAGAAGTACGAGCACACCTACCCGCACTGCTGGCGCACCGACAAGCCCGTGCTCTATTACCCGCTCGACTCCTGGTTTATCAAAACCACGGCGGTGAAAGACCGGCTCATCGAGCTCAACAAAACCATCAACTGGCAGCCCGCCAGCACCGGCACCGGCCGCTTCGGCAACTGGCTGGAAAACCTGGTGGACTGGAACCTGAGCCGCTCGCGCTACTGGGGCACGCCCCTGCCCATCTGGCGCACCCAGGACGGCTCGGAGGAAATCTGCATCGGCTCAATCGAGCAGCTGAACGCCGAAATCGAGAAGGCCGTCGCCGCCGAAGTCATGACCCACAACCCCTACCAGCTGGTGGACGGCAACTGGGTGATGGCCAACGGCTCGACGGACCAAACCGCCAAAATCGACCTGCACCGGCCCTACGTGGACGACATCTTCCTGGTGTCGCCCTCGGGCCAGCCCATGTACCGCGAAACCGACCTCATCGACGTGTGGTTCGACAGCGGTGCCATGCCCTACGCCCAGTGGCACTATCCGATTGAAAACGAAGGGCAGTTCCAGAAGAACTTCCCCGCCGATTTCATTGCCGAAGGCGTGGACCAGACCCGCGGCTGGTTCTTCACCCTGCACGCGCTGGCCGTGATGCTGGAAGACTCGGTGGCCTACAAAAACGTGATGGCCAACGGCTTGGTATTGGACAAGAACGGTAACAAGATGAGCAAGCGCCTCGGCAACGCCGTGGACCCGTTTGCCACCATCCAGCAGTTCGGCCCCGACGCCACGCGCTGGTACATGATTGCCAACGCCCAGCCCTGGGACAACCTCAAGTTCGACGTGGCCGGTATCACGGAGGTGCAGCGCCGCTTCTTTGG containing:
- a CDS encoding efflux RND transporter permease subunit translates to MWRNLALFVIKNRRLLVGLLALITVFMGWQARKIEMTYDFAQVVSPTDPDMVYFQQFKRTFGEDGNVLVLGMQDSSVYRLGNFNELRTLTDTLSRVEGVNGILGVTRLPRLVKDTATQTFRAEPIFRNFPRTQPELDSLMRVVNAQEFYKGQLISPTTGATLLALTMDPKYLNSSRREAVMQEILGHAERFQQKTGIKMHYAGLPYVRATMTTKVASEMKLFVALTIVMMAVTLLMFFRTWSAVVFPLLIVLIVVTWCIGSMVLMGYKINLLTGLIPSIIIVIGIPNCTYLLSRYHYDYRKSGNQVLAMARVVRKIGLVTLMNNTTTAIGFVVFCFTNIAILYQFGLVATVNIFVAFAVSFILMPIVFTILPPPTPKQLEHLEAKPLMKLLEFFDYLVLERRRTVYLAALAFMVLASFGVAKVKSVSYMVDDLPKDSSVNSDLKFFEQHFNGVMPLEMVVDTGRPKGILKLKNLERIDRLEKFLRTQPVLTTPVSIVTFLKAATQSFYNGDPAYYRLPDNDEKNFVLSYLARSQSVEGGEGQLTNKLLRSFTDSTGQRARISLKIADIGSHNLDTLINNRIKPEIDKIFKETGMSVKLTGTTIIFTKGNEYLIGTLKESLLIAFALVGLVVLILFRSIRAVFFTLLPNFFTLLLTGGIMGYFGIPLKPSTALIFSIALGIDGDNSIHLLAKFRQEMAVNGRRVKAAISTTLSEAGTSMIYTSIVLFLGFSVFAFSEFGGTKALGLLMSASLLITNFSNLILLPCLLVTFEHGVDEETIDQSGIKHYDDNYHEEDDDLELNLSRMQVQPKLNG
- the ileS gene encoding isoleucine--tRNA ligase; translated protein: MNYPEFKQPLNYGQVGTDILAWWKQNGIFEKSVSTREGQPTFVFYEGPPSANGAPGIHHVMARTVKDIFCRYQTLLGKQVHRKGGWDTHGLPIELQVEKELGITKEDIGKKISIEDYNQRCRETVMRFKAQWDDLTEKMGYWVDLDDPYITFEPEYIESCWALLKKLYDKGLLYKGYTIQPYSPAAGTGLSSHELNQPGTYRDVKDTTVVAQFKVKRDEKSEPLFGNVQLDEVPLAALYGDNASEPDVYILAWTTTPWTLPANTGLAVGKNIPYVLVSTFNPYTYAPIRVVLAEALVGKYFSEKGKEASFEDFKPGDKVLPWRIENTFKGADLVGINYERLFGQNKGYPAFEGEENAFRVINGDFVTTEDGTGIVHISPTFGADDFRAAQLAGVPALLVADDEGKLGPIVDRTGRYVAQMGEFGGRWVKNYDGHDESDADYKTLDESIAIRMKGDGTAFKVEKYEHTYPHCWRTDKPVLYYPLDSWFIKTTAVKDRLIELNKTINWQPASTGTGRFGNWLENLVDWNLSRSRYWGTPLPIWRTQDGSEEICIGSIEQLNAEIEKAVAAEVMTHNPYQLVDGNWVMANGSTDQTAKIDLHRPYVDDIFLVSPSGQPMYRETDLIDVWFDSGAMPYAQWHYPIENEGQFQKNFPADFIAEGVDQTRGWFFTLHALAVMLEDSVAYKNVMANGLVLDKNGNKMSKRLGNAVDPFATIQQFGPDATRWYMIANAQPWDNLKFDVAGITEVQRRFFGTLFNTYSFYALYANLDGFQAREFDRTPHAELSELDRWILSKLQSLILEVRGHYDSYDPTKAARAIQDFVTDQLSNWHVRLSRRRFWKGELTADKRAAYETLQECLVVVSQLMAPIAPFFAEWLYQNMTNGMRAEAIERNTPLAAESVHLTLLVEADEARIDKALEERMELAQRISSLTHSLRKKSVLKVRQPLQRILVPVFNDSTRAQVALVEDLICAEVNVKHVEFLDDASGVLVKSVKPNFKRLGQQYGAKLKAVGARIQQMSAEEISTLEKTGQLAVEIDGEAYTLAPDDVEIRTQDLPGWLVATDGPLTVALDVTLTDELRQEGVARELVNRLQNLRKDSGLEVQDKIRVTLQQQPELEAAVQSFGGYIREEVQALSLDFAPEISGGAVLEFDEFSVPVLLNVATA